In Campylobacter vicugnae, a genomic segment contains:
- a CDS encoding sugar phosphate isomerase/epimerase family protein: MNYKIGLKLWSLNENYIVPAIDLFEREVYDYIELYAVPNSLEMLPKWKTLAKEHKIKFAIHAPHFSSGLDFSNPNKLKHNLMLCDEVKRYSNELEALYTVFHPGIGGSLNESIRQMKMVQNLKFAMENKPYIVPMNSGEAFCIGADFNGIARILDEVGCEFCLDAGHALCSANYQGLNPYEYIAKLNELNPKIYHISDNDENAKLDAHMHFGDGSIDLARVLKLLRGGEFLAIETIKDSKENLDDFAVDCKNLRELA, from the coding sequence ATGAATTATAAAATCGGTCTAAAACTTTGGAGTTTAAATGAAAATTATATAGTACCTGCTATAGATCTTTTTGAGCGTGAAGTGTATGATTATATAGAGCTTTATGCTGTACCAAATAGCCTTGAAATGCTACCAAAATGGAAAACCTTAGCTAAAGAACATAAAATTAAATTTGCTATTCATGCCCCACATTTTAGTAGTGGGTTGGACTTTTCTAATCCAAATAAACTTAAGCATAATCTTATGCTTTGTGATGAAGTTAAACGATATAGCAATGAACTTGAGGCGCTTTATACTGTATTTCATCCAGGAATTGGTGGAAGTTTAAATGAGAGCATAAGACAGATGAAAATGGTTCAAAATCTTAAATTTGCTATGGAAAATAAACCATATATTGTGCCTATGAATAGTGGTGAGGCATTTTGCATAGGAGCTGATTTTAATGGTATTGCTAGAATTTTAGACGAGGTTGGTTGTGAGTTTTGTCTTGATGCTGGACATGCTCTTTGTAGTGCAAACTATCAAGGATTAAATCCTTATGAGTATATCGCTAAATTAAATGAACTAAATCCCAAAATTTATCATATAAGCGATAATGATGAAAATGCAAAGCTTGATGCACATATGCATTTTGGCGATGGAAGTATCGATCTAGCTAGAGTGCTGAAATTGCTGCGTGGCGGGGAGTTTTTAGCCATTGAGACCATCAAAGATAGCAAGGAAAATCTAGATGATTTTGCAGTAGATTGCAAGAATTTAAGGGAGCTAGCTTGA
- the pseF gene encoding pseudaminic acid cytidylyltransferase produces the protein MKNLAIITARGGSKRIPRKNIKDFMGKPMIAYAIDACIDSKIFDEIMVSTDDNEIATIANNLGASVPFMRSAQNSDDYATTNDVLQEVLKCYKERGIQPENICCVYPCVPFLNGQILRDAYDRFISSKADGLTPVVKFSFPIQRAFRIVDGFLRYNEPKNAPKRSQDLEPMYHDAGMFYFHKASCLNSDNVVPYIIDESLAQDIDTMEDWNMAMMKFKVKNEL, from the coding sequence ATGAAAAATTTAGCCATAATTACAGCACGCGGCGGATCAAAACGAATCCCTCGTAAAAATATCAAAGACTTTATGGGTAAGCCAATGATTGCTTATGCTATAGATGCGTGTATAGACTCTAAAATATTTGATGAGATTATGGTCTCAACTGATGATAATGAGATTGCTACTATAGCTAATAATTTAGGTGCTAGTGTTCCATTTATGAGATCAGCTCAAAATTCCGATGACTACGCTACTACAAATGATGTATTACAAGAGGTTCTTAAGTGCTATAAAGAGCGCGGGATACAGCCTGAAAACATCTGCTGCGTATATCCTTGTGTGCCATTTTTAAATGGGCAAATTTTGCGTGATGCGTATGATAGGTTTATATCTAGCAAAGCCGATGGATTAACTCCTGTTGTTAAATTTAGCTTTCCTATTCAAAGAGCATTTAGAATTGTAGATGGATTTTTACGCTACAATGAGCCTAAAAACGCACCAAAACGAAGTCAAGATTTAGAACCTATGTATCACGATGCTGGAATGTTTTATTTTCATAAAGCCTCTTGCTTAAATAGTGATAATGTTGTGCCATATATAATAGATGAATCCTTGGCTCAAGATATCGATACAATGGAGGATTGGAATATGGCAATGATGAAATTTAAGGTTAAAAATGAATTATAA
- the rpmA gene encoding 50S ribosomal protein L27 yields MAHKKGQGSTQNNRDSIGRRLGVKKFGGEFVRAGNIIIRQRGTATHPGNNVGIGKDHTIFALVDGFVKFERKDKDRKKVSVYPAA; encoded by the coding sequence ATGGCACACAAGAAAGGTCAAGGATCTACCCAGAATAACCGTGATAGTATTGGTCGCCGTTTAGGTGTTAAAAAATTTGGCGGTGAGTTCGTAAGAGCTGGAAATATTATTATTCGCCAAAGAGGTACTGCTACTCACCCAGGAAATAATGTAGGTATTGGTAAAGATCATACTATATTTGCATTGGTTGATGGCTTTGTAAAATTCGAAAGAAAAGATAAAGATAGAAAAAAAGTTTCTGTCTATCCAGCTGCATAA
- the rplU gene encoding 50S ribosomal protein L21, producing MYAIIKHGGKQYKVSEGDFLNLDHFNAEVKSSVEITEVLAVNDGSLKVGAPFVSGAKVVLEVVCEGKDKKVIIYKKRRRKDSKLKRGFRREYTRVKVTSIKA from the coding sequence ATGTATGCAATTATCAAACATGGCGGAAAACAGTATAAAGTTAGCGAAGGCGACTTCCTAAATTTAGACCATTTTAACGCTGAAGTAAAATCAAGTGTCGAAATTACTGAAGTTTTAGCAGTAAATGATGGCAGCTTAAAGGTAGGTGCGCCGTTTGTAAGTGGTGCAAAAGTTGTTTTAGAAGTAGTATGCGAAGGTAAAGATAAAAAAGTTATTATCTATAAAAAACGCAGAAGAAAAGACTCAAAATTAAAACGCGGTTTCCGTAGAGAATATACTCGCGTAAAAGTTACAAGTATCAAAGCCTAA
- a CDS encoding thioredoxin domain-containing protein — protein MKKIVIASLLSSGMLFGSLSDSEILEIFEGSSATIKYSIESRNNLPNTNYEEIKIKMSDGKNSAYTVLYSDGNYIFPDIIDVKNKISYLANFENEQAKIALENAAKSLGKLIKTMPKNSIISIGNDKNKETKYLFTDPDCPYCRQDLELIENKLKNSNLKIILSPVSSHGIAAIKKSIAILNETKNLNDDTSKIKILRSYFSSDAKIPQNISDKKVDEYKAQVDKIFDTGAVRGVPAIFNAKDLGL, from the coding sequence ATGAAAAAAATAGTTATAGCCTCTTTATTAAGCTCTGGAATGCTATTTGGCTCGCTTAGTGATTCTGAAATTTTAGAGATTTTTGAAGGTAGCAGCGCTACCATAAAATACTCGATTGAATCACGCAACAATTTACCAAATACAAATTACGAAGAGATTAAAATCAAAATGAGCGATGGTAAAAACAGTGCTTATACCGTGCTATATAGCGATGGAAATTATATTTTTCCTGATATAATAGATGTCAAAAATAAAATTAGCTACCTAGCAAATTTCGAAAATGAACAAGCTAAAATTGCCCTAGAAAACGCTGCTAAATCCCTTGGCAAGCTAATCAAAACAATGCCAAAAAATAGCATAATCTCCATAGGAAATGATAAAAATAAGGAGACAAAATATCTATTTACAGATCCAGATTGTCCTTACTGCCGTCAAGATTTAGAGTTGATAGAAAATAAACTTAAAAACTCAAATTTAAAAATAATCCTATCTCCAGTCTCATCTCATGGTATTGCAGCGATCAAAAAATCTATTGCTATATTAAATGAAACCAAAAATCTAAATGACGATACAAGCAAAATTAAGATCTTAAGAAGCTACTTCTCTTCTGATGCAAAAATACCACAAAACATCAGTGATAAAAAAGTAGATGAGTATAAAGCTCAAGTAGATAAAATCTTTGATACTGGTGCCGTGCGTGGAGTCCCAGCGATATTTAATGCAAAAGATTTAGGTCTATAA
- the fmt gene encoding methionyl-tRNA formyltransferase: MKNIVFMGTPSYASKILEEIYKAKFNILAIYTQPDKPVGRSQALTPPDVKKLAIDLGLNDIVYQPKSLKESGVKEHIKSLNPNIIIVAAYGQILPRDILDIAPCVNLHASILPAYRGASPIQSAILDKNSLSGVTAMAMNEGLDSGDILAFSILDITGMNSYELFDKLSIMAANLTIKILNEYENINPIKQFDALSSKCKKIKKDDGLVDFSVDSASQIWAKFLAYYGWPGIFSKDGIKILDIEISDLNGEVGKILGLSDDGFILGVNGGSILIKKIQAAGKKPVDAKSYLNGKRLGLGDRVSL; encoded by the coding sequence ATGAAAAATATAGTTTTTATGGGAACTCCAAGCTATGCTAGTAAGATTTTAGAAGAGATTTATAAGGCTAAATTTAATATTCTTGCTATCTATACTCAGCCTGATAAACCAGTAGGTAGAAGCCAAGCTCTTACCCCGCCAGATGTAAAAAAACTAGCCATAGATTTAGGGCTTAATGATATCGTTTATCAGCCAAAATCTTTAAAAGAGAGCGGAGTTAAAGAGCATATTAAATCACTAAATCCTAATATTATTATAGTAGCAGCTTATGGACAGATTCTACCGCGTGATATTTTAGATATTGCGCCTTGCGTGAATCTTCATGCATCTATTTTGCCAGCATATCGTGGTGCATCTCCTATACAATCGGCTATTTTAGATAAAAATAGTTTAAGCGGAGTTACAGCTATGGCAATGAATGAAGGGCTTGATAGCGGTGATATTTTAGCCTTTAGTATTCTTGATATTACTGGAATGAATTCGTATGAATTATTTGATAAGTTAAGTATAATGGCGGCAAATTTGACTATTAAGATACTAAATGAGTATGAAAATATCAATCCAATCAAGCAGTTTGATGCTCTTAGTTCAAAGTGCAAAAAGATAAAAAAAGATGATGGATTAGTTGATTTTAGTGTTGATAGTGCTAGTCAAATTTGGGCAAAATTTTTAGCATATTATGGATGGCCAGGGATTTTTAGTAAAGATGGAATAAAGATTTTAGATATAGAAATTTCTGATTTAAATGGTGAAGTTGGAAAAATTTTAGGCTTAAGTGATGATGGATTTATCTTAGGTGTAAATGGCGGCAGTATCTTGATTAAAAAAATTCAAGCTGCTGGTAAAAAACCAGTAGATGCAAAAAGTTATTTAAATGGCAAAAGGCTTGGTCTTGGAGATAGAGTATCTTTGTGA
- a CDS encoding cytochrome-c peroxidase — MKSTLLLSSVLVATSVFAASDADLLKAAKDAGLKALPSTQAQVEEVLKDLGVKPNKFTEAKAELGKKLYFEPRLSKSGVISCNTCHNLGLGGTDGVAAAVGHKWTVNPHHLNSPTVYNSVLNTTQFWDGRAMTLVDQAKGPIEAEPEMATPAKLAVERIGSLPEYQAEFKKIYKDGVTFDNIADAIASFERTLLTPSKFDKFMNGDLKALNKAEKEGLKTFIDKGCATCHTGINLGGSMQAFEVAGKYKFANLGDFKGDVNGMVKTPTLRNITETAPYFHNGAIWKLDEAIKEMGSVQLGIEISNAEAKSIINFLKALTGEKPKIVYPQFPVSTEATPKPEL; from the coding sequence ATGAAAAGTACATTACTTTTAAGTTCTGTATTAGTTGCTACATCTGTATTTGCTGCTAGTGATGCTGATCTTTTAAAAGCTGCTAAAGATGCTGGTCTTAAAGCACTTCCATCTACACAAGCACAAGTTGAAGAAGTATTAAAAGATTTAGGTGTAAAACCAAATAAATTTACAGAAGCAAAAGCTGAATTAGGTAAAAAACTTTACTTTGAACCACGCTTATCAAAAAGTGGCGTAATTAGCTGTAATACATGTCATAACCTAGGTTTAGGTGGTACTGATGGTGTTGCTGCTGCTGTAGGTCACAAATGGACAGTAAACCCACATCACCTAAATAGCCCAACAGTTTATAACTCAGTATTAAATACTACTCAGTTTTGGGATGGTCGTGCTATGACTTTAGTAGATCAAGCCAAAGGTCCAATTGAAGCTGAACCAGAAATGGCAACTCCAGCTAAATTAGCTGTAGAAAGAATCGGCTCACTTCCTGAGTATCAAGCAGAATTCAAAAAAATCTATAAAGATGGTGTAACATTTGATAACATTGCTGATGCTATTGCTAGCTTTGAAAGAACTCTTCTTACTCCATCTAAATTTGATAAATTTATGAATGGTGATTTAAAAGCTTTAAACAAAGCTGAAAAAGAAGGTTTAAAAACTTTCATCGATAAAGGCTGTGCTACATGCCACACTGGTATAAATCTTGGTGGTTCTATGCAAGCATTTGAAGTAGCTGGTAAATATAAATTTGCTAACCTTGGCGACTTTAAAGGCGATGTAAACGGCATGGTAAAAACTCCAACTCTAAGAAATATCACTGAGACAGCTCCATACTTCCACAATGGTGCTATTTGGAAACTTGATGAAGCTATAAAAGAGATGGGAAGCGTTCAATTAGGTATAGAAATTAGCAATGCTGAAGCAAAAAGTATTATTAATTTCTTAAAAGCTTTAACTGGCGAAAAACCAAAAATTGTTTATCCACAATTCCCAGTAAGTACAGAAGCTACTCCAAAACCAGAGCTATAA
- the proB gene encoding glutamate 5-kinase: MKRIVIKVGSHVLSDENAISQSRIDNLCKFLSDLSNKFEVILVSSGAISAGQAKFDLPRTSVINKQILSSLGQPYLMEIYSNTLSKYGKMAAQILLTAGDFDSRKITNHAKNVINGLLENKILPIINENDSTGISEIVYGDNDRLSSAVAYYFDADLLVILSDIDGYYTADPSLDKTATIRPVVNSIEQSELTKISQTGSKHGTGGITTKLLAADFLMQNGKDMFLASGFDLNVAREFLLNSNQIGGTIFKGKR, translated from the coding sequence GTGAAACGTATAGTTATAAAAGTTGGCTCACATGTTTTAAGCGATGAGAATGCAATTAGTCAAAGTAGAATAGACAATCTTTGTAAATTTTTAAGTGATTTAAGCAATAAATTTGAAGTTATTTTAGTTAGTAGTGGAGCAATTAGCGCTGGTCAAGCCAAATTTGATCTACCAAGAACAAGCGTTATAAATAAGCAAATTTTATCTAGTCTTGGGCAACCATATTTGATGGAAATCTACTCTAATACCTTATCAAAATATGGTAAAATGGCAGCTCAAATTTTGCTTACAGCAGGTGATTTTGACTCTAGAAAAATTACTAATCATGCCAAAAATGTAATTAATGGTTTGCTTGAAAATAAAATTCTACCAATTATAAATGAAAATGATTCTACAGGAATTAGCGAGATAGTTTATGGGGATAATGATAGATTATCAAGTGCAGTAGCATATTATTTTGATGCTGATTTGTTAGTTATATTAAGCGATATAGATGGCTACTATACAGCCGATCCAAGTCTAGATAAAACTGCTACAATAAGACCAGTAGTAAATAGCATTGAACAATCTGAATTAACTAAAATTTCGCAAACAGGCTCAAAGCATGGCACAGGTGGAATTACTACAAAGCTATTAGCAGCTGATTTTTTAATGCAAAATGGTAAAGATATGTTTTTAGCCAGCGGGTTTGATCTTAATGTAGCAAGAGAGTTTTTGTTAAACTCAAACCAAATTGGTGGTACAATTTTTAAAGGTAAAAGATGA
- the obgE gene encoding GTPase ObgE — MFIDSVSFTVSSGKGGPGCASFRREKHVPLGGPDGGDGGNGGDVYFIVDNNTHTLANYKGKRVLKAANGVPGLPRNMTGKKGENLELIVPPGTAVYDNDSGELLLDLTTEGQKELFLLGGKGGLGNIHFKTSVNQAPSKAQPGLPGETKNIRLELKLIADVGLVGFPNVGKSTLISAVSNAKPQIANYEFTTLTPKLGLVEVDQFNGFVMADIPGIIEGASDGKGLGIKFLKHIERTKVLLYMIDLANYRSLEEQFETLRSEVEKFSPLLAKRSFAIALTRADVAENIDEKVQNFISKFGFETKQSGYKIDTSLPYFVMPISSVSGENIKELKFGLLEILKDDTTA; from the coding sequence ATGTTTATAGATAGTGTAAGTTTTACTGTAAGTAGTGGCAAAGGTGGGCCAGGATGTGCTAGTTTTCGCCGTGAAAAGCATGTTCCACTAGGCGGGCCAGATGGTGGTGATGGCGGAAATGGCGGTGATGTATATTTTATAGTTGATAATAATACGCATACTTTAGCAAACTACAAAGGTAAAAGAGTTTTAAAAGCTGCAAATGGCGTACCAGGACTTCCAAGAAATATGACTGGTAAAAAGGGAGAAAATCTTGAGTTAATTGTACCGCCAGGAACTGCTGTGTATGATAATGATAGTGGAGAGTTGCTACTAGACCTTACAACTGAGGGTCAAAAAGAGTTATTTTTACTTGGAGGCAAAGGCGGTCTTGGTAATATTCATTTTAAAACTAGCGTAAATCAAGCACCTTCAAAAGCTCAACCAGGACTTCCAGGAGAGACTAAGAATATTAGACTTGAATTAAAGCTAATTGCCGATGTCGGTCTTGTTGGCTTTCCAAATGTTGGTAAATCTACCTTAATCTCAGCTGTATCAAATGCTAAACCACAAATTGCAAATTATGAATTTACCACGCTTACACCAAAGCTAGGATTGGTTGAAGTAGATCAATTCAATGGATTTGTGATGGCTGATATTCCAGGTATTATAGAAGGGGCTAGTGATGGCAAAGGGCTTGGAATTAAGTTTTTAAAACATATCGAAAGAACTAAAGTTTTGTTATATATGATAGATTTAGCAAACTACAGAAGCCTTGAAGAGCAGTTTGAAACTCTAAGATCTGAGGTTGAAAAATTCTCACCTTTACTTGCTAAACGAAGTTTTGCCATTGCTCTTACTAGAGCAGATGTGGCTGAAAATATTGATGAAAAAGTCCAAAATTTTATATCTAAATTTGGCTTTGAAACCAAACAAAGCGGATATAAAATTGATACTTCACTTCCATATTTTGTAATGCCAATTTCAAGCGTTAGCGGAGAAAATATAAAAGAGCTTAAATTTGGTCTTTTAGAGATTTTAAAAGATGATACTACAGCCTAA
- a CDS encoding DNA cytosine methyltransferase, giving the protein MSKITVATTFSGIGAFEQALKKLKIPHDIAFAGDIDNFVKRSYFANYDIDESRWHNDITKFNAIKFKNKIDILVGGSPCQSFSMVGKRKGFEDTRGTLFYDYARVISECNPRVFIYENVKGLTTHDNGQTWEIVQNTFRDLGYKIYTEVLNSKDYGIPQNRERIFVIGFKDNIAFNFPKKIKLNSTMQDFLQDYTDSKYYLKEKGVKFVTSSKNRLKRYTQINGEIALCQKANQQYNWHGDFIFETSLEPDEFLFDVRTVEEKYYLSDKVKNYVLAQGTKNFKTSTKTDLEIARPLLNTMHKMHRAGIDNYVTHTGRIRKLTPRECLRLMGFDDTFKIVVSDTQMYKQAGNSIVVNVLSEILKEIFHALKI; this is encoded by the coding sequence ATGAGCAAAATAACTGTAGCTACGACATTTAGCGGAATAGGAGCTTTTGAACAAGCTCTTAAAAAGCTTAAAATTCCACATGATATAGCTTTTGCTGGAGATATTGATAATTTTGTAAAAAGAAGCTATTTTGCCAATTACGATATTGATGAATCTCGTTGGCATAATGATATAACCAAATTTAACGCAATAAAATTTAAAAATAAAATTGATATTTTAGTTGGAGGAAGTCCTTGTCAAAGCTTTTCAATGGTAGGCAAAAGAAAAGGTTTTGAAGATACTAGAGGAACTCTTTTTTATGATTATGCTAGAGTAATAAGCGAATGCAATCCACGCGTATTTATATATGAAAATGTAAAGGGTCTTACAACGCATGATAATGGGCAAACTTGGGAGATAGTACAAAATACATTTAGAGATTTAGGATATAAAATTTACACAGAAGTTTTAAATTCTAAAGACTACGGTATCCCGCAAAATAGAGAAAGAATATTTGTAATAGGTTTTAAAGATAATATTGCATTTAATTTTCCTAAAAAAATCAAATTAAATAGCACCATGCAAGATTTTTTACAAGATTATACCGATAGTAAATATTACCTAAAAGAAAAAGGGGTTAAATTTGTCACAAGCTCAAAAAATAGATTAAAACGATATACTCAAATCAATGGCGAAATAGCACTTTGTCAAAAGGCTAACCAACAATACAATTGGCACGGTGATTTTATATTTGAAACTTCACTAGAACCAGATGAATTTCTTTTTGATGTCAGAACAGTAGAAGAAAAATATTATCTTAGTGATAAAGTAAAAAATTATGTTTTAGCCCAAGGAACAAAAAATTTTAAAACTAGTACTAAAACAGATCTCGAAATTGCACGCCCCTTACTAAATACTATGCATAAAATGCACCGTGCAGGCATTGATAACTATGTAACCCATACTGGAAGAATTAGAAAACTAACTCCTAGAGAGTGCTTAAGATTAATGGGATTTGATGACACTTTTAAAATTGTAGTTAGTGATACTCAAATGTATAAACAAGCTGGAAATTCCATAGTTGTCAATGTATTATCTGAAATTTTAAAAGAGATTTTTCACGCCTTAAAAATATAA
- a CDS encoding DUF2726 domain-containing protein yields the protein MQNLKEYEIQNNKLSDTIKKLRYDLQECQKQQEDLCQLQANIKNRLEELEKEQKNSHAYKMLGVSNSNLKVNSRLVNAQENFIYVNLINRKNITDNFIICPQVSLGAFINFFNDDDNDEDSDNPWFYFDRLRADFLFIKKEKIYTKEQTKSYNSAFLPFAILEFHGSGHKHSLNDELKIMACNKAGIKFFLIDSSIYQDKQDPNEYYKIDIQKLNNFVDNLEKELLDKE from the coding sequence ATGCAAAATTTAAAAGAGTATGAAATTCAAAATAACAAACTTAGCGATACTATAAAGAAGCTAAGATATGATTTACAAGAGTGTCAAAAACAGCAAGAAGATCTATGCCAACTTCAAGCCAATATCAAAAATAGGCTTGAAGAACTAGAAAAAGAGCAAAAAAATAGCCACGCTTATAAGATGCTAGGCGTTTCAAATTCAAATTTAAAAGTCAATAGCCGTTTAGTAAATGCTCAAGAGAATTTTATCTATGTAAATTTGATAAATAGAAAGAATATAACTGATAATTTCATCATCTGCCCGCAAGTTAGCCTTGGAGCTTTTATTAATTTTTTCAACGATGATGATAATGATGAAGACTCAGATAATCCTTGGTTTTATTTTGATAGATTAAGAGCAGATTTTTTATTTATTAAAAAAGAAAAAATATATACAAAAGAGCAAACAAAATCATATAATAGTGCATTTTTGCCATTTGCTATTTTAGAATTTCATGGCTCTGGGCATAAACATAGCCTAAATGATGAACTAAAAATAATGGCTTGCAATAAGGCTGGAATTAAATTTTTTCTAATAGATAGCTCAATTTATCAAGACAAGCAAGACCCAAACGAGTATTATAAAATAGATATTCAAAAGCTTAATAATTTTGTAGATAATCTTGAAAAAGAACTTCTAGATAAAGAGTAA